The Alteribacter populi genomic sequence AATAGTGGCTATAGTTACCGATGTATTTGGTTGTCTGTTGGAACGACAGTTCGTATACGTGATCCACAATACGATCTAAGAAATAGCGGTCATGGGAAACGATTAAAATGGCCCCGTCATAGCCACTTAAATAGTTTTCTAGCCACGTCATCGTATCGATATCCAAGTGGTTCGTCGGCTCGTCTAAAATAAGTAACTCCGGCTTTGTTAGAAGCAATTTCCCTAACGCCAACCGGGTTTTTTGTCCACCGCTTAACGAATTGATCGGAGTCGAATAATCAAAGTCAGCAAACTGAAGTCCGGATAAAATACTCCGGATGTCAGCTTCGTACTGATAGCCGCCTTTATCTTTAAAGTCCTGTTGTAACTGGTCATAATCCTTGAGTAGTTTTTCATATTGAACCGCTTGGTCGGTAATCGAAGGGTCACTCATTGACACTTCCATCTCACGAAGTCGTTTCTCCATACCTTGCAAATCGGCAAATACGGTGAGCATCTCATCCCAGATCGACCGCTCGGACTCCAGTCCGCTGCTTTGCGCCAAATAGCCAACAGACACATCTTTCGGGATGATTAGATCTCCTGAGTCATAAGGCATTTCACCGGCGATGATTTTCAGAAGTGTTGATTTTCCAGCACCGTTACGTCCGACAAGTGCTACTCGCTGACCTTTTTGTACCTCTAATTTAACATTTGATAAAATCGGTTCTGCACCGAAGAACTTTGAAAGTTGTACACATTGCAATAAAATCATTAGTTGTCATCCTCACTTGGGAATTGAAATGTACATTTTTCTCTAAATAATAAGGGAAGTTCCAAGACTCCAGGAAAAATAGCTGTCACATTTCCACCCTTTTAGGCTCCTTTTGAATACGTACTTTAAGTGTACATGAAGGCTTTTAATAGAGGCAACTTTTGTAGTCGAAAGAACGTTATAAATGAATAGATTTCCCTGTTAGAAGAGACGAAATTTAACAAACATGAGCGGATACGATACACTAGCTCACCGCTGTTCTTAAAGGGAAAAATTAAAAATATCGGCAGAAGCTAAGATTGTTCTTAATAAAACGTCACTACTCTGCGCAGTGCAGATTGTGAACTGATGGTGTACAATAATAGGAAAGAGAAAGAAAGGAGATTTTCGGTTGGGGTCATTTACACACTTTAATGAACAAGGAAGAGCAAAGATGGTCGACATCTCTGACAAAGAAGAAACGATCCGTACGGCAATCGCTCGCTCGGGAGTGATTGTAAACAAGGACATTTACGACAGTATACAAAAAGGCACCATGAAAAAAGGCGATGTCCTCGCTGTTGCTCAAGTGGCAGGCGTCATGGCTGCAAAAAACACATCTCAGTGGATTCCGATGTGCCACCCGTTAGCTTTATCTGGCGTGGATATTCACTTTGAGTGGGAAGCAAAAGAAGAGTACAAGCTCCACATCGAGGTGCAGGTGAAAACGAAAGGGAGTACAGGGGTAGAAATGGAAGCGCTAACAGCCGCATCAGCTACTGCGTTAACCGTTTATGATATGTGCAAAGCTCTTGATAAAGGGATGGTCATTATGGCTACCTACCTTGCTGAAAAAACAGGTGGCAAAAATGGTGATTACATACGCAAAGAGTAAGCGAGCTTGTGAGCTTCGTTAAAGTGCGTGTTCAAAAAGGAGCATAAAAAAGTGCTGAGTAGGTCGAAGCGGTGAAGTTTTCGAGCACCAGAGCGACGAGCAAGACATCGTAGTAATCACTACAAGCTGTCTCGACGGATACTCTTCGTAGCTTATGTAATACGTGAGGAGCGAGAAACAAGCCAACGAGCTTCCCCGAGGATGGGGTGACTCCTGCGTTCGCCACAGGACGTGGCGGTATTTAGCAGAAGATCCTATTCTATGACAGCTATTTTTAGCGTGCTTTTTGAACATCCTCTTAAGCGTTAAGATAGAAGCTTCCGTAGGATTAACGGTGGTGCCATTTTCATAAGTGAACAAAGATTGGAGGCGAATGATGGATAATATCGATCAAACGAAAATTCCACAAGCAACGGCCAAACGTTTGCCGTTATATTATCGATTTCTTGAAAGCTTGCAGCTGTCAGGAAAACACAGAGTGTCGTCATCAGAGTTAAGTGAAGCGGTGAAAGTAGATTCAGCAACCATCCGCAGAGACTTTTCTTACTTTGGCGCATTAGGCAAGAAAGGGTACGGTTATAATGTCAATTATCTTCTCTCCTTTTTCCGGAAAACTCTCGACCAAGATGAAGTGACAAGAGTAACGCTTGTTGGCGTCGGTAACTTAGGAACTGCCTTTTTAAACTACAATTTTACAAAAAGCAATAATACATTAATTGAAATGGCATTCGATGTAGACGAAGGTAAAGTAGGGCAAGAAGTTGGAAACGTTCCCATTTATCATTTGGATGATTTTAAAGAAAAAGTCGATTCTGGTGTGGAGGTAGCAATTTTAACGGTTCCATCTCAAGCGGCACAAAACATTGCTGATCAAATTGTTGAATCTGGAATTAAAGGAATTTTGAATTTCACTCCAGCGCGCCTCTCCGTCCCAGATGACGTGCGCGTTCACCATATTGATCTCTCAGTGGAACTGCAATCACTTATTTACTTCTTAAAGCATTATCCGTTATAACACTGCATCCAAGCTGTCTCTCTAGGCAGCTTGTTTTGTATTTTAAGAGTGGTTCCATTGTGATACCGTAGTAGCACTTGCCACGTAGTTTCTCCATGCATGGGCTGGCTTTTCATGGTATAGTAGAAAGAGGATGTTTCGAGAGTCGAAACATGATTACTGATGTCAAATGAATGCTAAGAAACTCTATTTAAGATAGACATAAAGCAGGTGAACCGCAAGTGGCAAAAATTCCGCAAAAATGGCTTGTCCTTATATCGGTTTTATTAGGAACGTTTACAGTTATCTTAAACAACAGTATGTTAAACCCGGGGATTCCTCACCTAATGGACGTCTTTAACGCCGACGCCGTATCCACGGGATGGGTGATTACGATTTTCATGGTTACGATGGGAATGACGATGCCCCTAACCGGTTATTTAGGTGATAAGTTTGGTAAAAAAAACCTCTATTTATTCGGGATGATCCTCTTTCTCCTTGGCTCTCTTTTAGGCTCTCTTTCTTGGAATCTATCATCACTTATTTTTTTCCGAGGGCTTCAAGGTGTTGGTGGTGGATTCATCATGCCTTTATCCATGGCGTTTATCTTCGAAGTGTTCCCGCGAAAGGAACGAGGAATGGCGACAGGGGTATGGGGAATTGCAGCGATGATGGCACCAACGATTGGCCCGACACTCGGTGGGTTTATTATTGAGCTAGGGACTTGGCAATGGTTGTTCCTATGTAACATTCCAACGGGATTGTTAGGCCTGACCTTCTCAGTAATGTACTTAAAGCCAACCGCCCGTACTGCCAATATTACCTTTGATCGCAGCGGTTTTCTTACTGTTACCTTTGGGGTAGGCGCCATTCTTTTAGCGCTAGGAAGGATTAGCGAGCTTGCTCACTTACAGGATCCGCTCAATATTGCGCTGCTTCTCGGAGGGCTTGTCTCACTCTTTGTTTTCGTGAAAATAGAAAATCGCAAAGAACAGCCACTACTGGACTTGTCGATTTTTAAAATAAAAGCTTACACGATCAGTGTCTGGGTGTCGATTATTAGTTCGATCGGCTTGTTTGGCGGGATATTCTTACTGCCACTTCTCGTTCAAAACGTCTATGGTTATGGTGCGATTATGACCGGCCTCGTATTTTTGCCATCGGCTCTCCTTACCGGGGTTTTTATGACGGTCGGTGGTCGAATCCTTGATCGCAAAGGACCATCAGGTGTGGTTACGTTTGGATTGCTTTTTTCTACTGTAGGAACGGTCTTTTTAGGCTTTATCAACATGGAAACAGGTCTTTGGGTGTTATTTTTATTAAACGCGATCCGTGGTATCGGAATGGGCCTCAGTACGATGCCGGCAACAACATCGGGCATGAATGCGATCCCCGAACGGTTTATTTCCAGGGGATCCGCGATGAATAACGTGTTAAGACAAATGAGTTCAGCCTTAGGGATTGTCTTTATGAGTGTGTATTTTGAAGTGCGCCGTGCACAAGTAATGGCCGCAAACGGAATGGCTGTAGAAGAAGCGAGCCTCCAAGCGATTACCGAAGGCTTCCTCGTTATCTCCTTCTTCATGCTGATTTCGATCCCAGCAGGATGGTTATTAGGTAAAGAGGTGAAAAAACAGGAGGAACGTGAACATGCGGCGTCGTAGGAATATATAAAGTGGAAAAAAAGCAGTGCTACCATCGATTTGGCGGCACTGCTTTTCATTTAATCTGATTTGTTCTTCTTTTTAATCATTGAAAAGAAGCGGAAGGCGATTACGTAATCAATGGTAGCGACGACCATAAGGATAATGGTAAGGAAATCCCAACCGTCTGTTCTTGCGTTTTGCTGAGTGGCAAGAAAAAGGAACAGAGTGGCAATGAGAAAGTAAAGAATTGCCCAAAACTTAGGTGACTGACGCATTATAGTAATCCTCCAATAACTGTGATGATCGCTTGTAAATCAATGGCTTGCTGTTCTTGCAATTCAATAATTTTTTCGATTTCTTCTCTAAATACGACTTGGACAAGCATAACAAACCCATTGATACCAGCATGAGCAATAATTGGTACGATGATGCGTTTCGTTTTTAAATAAAGATAGGAAAACGTAATTCCCATAATTAAGTATACGAGAATGTTTTCGAAATCCATATGGACGACCGCGAATAAAAACCCACTTCCAAGGGCGCCGATCCAAAATCCAAACCGGCGGTACAAACTTCCGAAAATGACTTGGCGGAAGACGATTTCTTCCATTACCGGAGCGAAAACAGCAACAGCAATCGCCATCAACGGTACCGCAGTGGCAATGTTGACGATTTGATCGGTATTTTCAGATCCAGGTTCAATACCTAGAAGGTTCATTTGAATAAGGTTGGCGACAATTTGTGCACCAAACGCCATAAAAATACCAATAAATGACCAGAGAGCCGCTTCCCCGACAGGTGATTTTTCTCGAAAATCTCCATCCCTTTTCAAGCTCCTGTAGCTTAGCCAAGAGATGATGATCGTTCCGAGTGAGAATCCTGCTAATATTGAGTAGCCTTGCAGTTCATCCATGGATTCAGCAATACCCATTCCACTAATAAGCGGAATGAATAGGAGTGGAGATAATTGCACAAGTACAAAGGCAAGTAAAATAAGCCAATATCGTTTTGTCACACTGATGTCTCCTTTATATCTTTGATCTTTATGTGCCGTATTCAAAGAGGAGGACAAAAAGAGCGGTGAAAAAAATTGGAGCGCGGTCGACTAAAAAGCTTCAGGATTATGGTCCTTTGCGTTGTGACAGCTATTTTCCGACACCTTTTGACATCGTCTTTAACCAGCAAAATTTTGTTTTCGTAACGATTCATATTGTACCATAGAGTGATATAGAACAAGAAAGAGAACGATTTGGTGACTTGGCATGGAAAAGGGGAAGTGTAACGAAAAATTACCCGACTCCATACAAGTATAGTTTCGGTTAAGAACGTCGATAGTATTTATTGGTGCATGACGATAAGTGGAGTCAAGAGAAAAAATTGCAAGAAAAGTAAGGGAAAAGGGTTGCAAAAAAAATCTGATTTTATTATTATTATAATTGTGTTAGCACTCAGTTAGGTCGAGTGCTAATAAACATAGAATACAATCCGCGCAGATCGAGTCCTTTGGCTTGAGATGTCGCAAATACATTTAAGGAGGGTGTTTTCCTTGTTAAAACCTTTAGGAGATCGCATTGTCATTGAATTGGTAGAGCAAGAGGAAAAAACGGCTAGCGGGATCGTACTTCCGGATTCTGCAAAGGAAAAGCCACAAGAAGGAAAAGTTGTTGCTGCAGGTAACGGCCGCGTTACAGACAACGGAGAGCGTGTTGCTCTAGAAGTTAAAGAAGGCGACAACGTCATCTTCTCTAAGTATTCTGGCACTGAAGTGAAATACGGTGGAAAAGAATATT encodes the following:
- the moaC gene encoding cyclic pyranopterin monophosphate synthase MoaC; translated protein: MGSFTHFNEQGRAKMVDISDKEETIRTAIARSGVIVNKDIYDSIQKGTMKKGDVLAVAQVAGVMAAKNTSQWIPMCHPLALSGVDIHFEWEAKEEYKLHIEVQVKTKGSTGVEMEALTAASATALTVYDMCKALDKGMVIMATYLAEKTGGKNGDYIRKE
- a CDS encoding redox-sensing transcriptional repressor Rex; translation: MDQTKIPQATAKRLPLYYRFLESLQLSGKHRVSSSELSEAVKVDSATIRRDFSYFGALGKKGYGYNVNYLLSFFRKTLDQDEVTRVTLVGVGNLGTAFLNYNFTKSNNTLIEMAFDVDEGKVGQEVGNVPIYHLDDFKEKVDSGVEVAILTVPSQAAQNIADQIVESGIKGILNFTPARLSVPDDVRVHHIDLSVELQSLIYFLKHYPL
- a CDS encoding MDR family MFS transporter, which translates into the protein MAKIPQKWLVLISVLLGTFTVILNNSMLNPGIPHLMDVFNADAVSTGWVITIFMVTMGMTMPLTGYLGDKFGKKNLYLFGMILFLLGSLLGSLSWNLSSLIFFRGLQGVGGGFIMPLSMAFIFEVFPRKERGMATGVWGIAAMMAPTIGPTLGGFIIELGTWQWLFLCNIPTGLLGLTFSVMYLKPTARTANITFDRSGFLTVTFGVGAILLALGRISELAHLQDPLNIALLLGGLVSLFVFVKIENRKEQPLLDLSIFKIKAYTISVWVSIISSIGLFGGIFLLPLLVQNVYGYGAIMTGLVFLPSALLTGVFMTVGGRILDRKGPSGVVTFGLLFSTVGTVFLGFINMETGLWVLFLLNAIRGIGMGLSTMPATTSGMNAIPERFISRGSAMNNVLRQMSSALGIVFMSVYFEVRRAQVMAANGMAVEEASLQAITEGFLVISFFMLISIPAGWLLGKEVKKQEEREHAAS
- a CDS encoding YdiK family protein codes for the protein MRQSPKFWAILYFLIATLFLFLATQQNARTDGWDFLTIILMVVATIDYVIAFRFFSMIKKKNKSD
- a CDS encoding CPBP family intramembrane glutamic endopeptidase, coding for MTKRYWLILLAFVLVQLSPLLFIPLISGMGIAESMDELQGYSILAGFSLGTIIISWLSYRSLKRDGDFREKSPVGEAALWSFIGIFMAFGAQIVANLIQMNLLGIEPGSENTDQIVNIATAVPLMAIAVAVFAPVMEEIVFRQVIFGSLYRRFGFWIGALGSGFLFAVVHMDFENILVYLIMGITFSYLYLKTKRIIVPIIAHAGINGFVMLVQVVFREEIEKIIELQEQQAIDLQAIITVIGGLL
- the groES gene encoding co-chaperone GroES; the protein is MLKPLGDRIVIELVEQEEKTASGIVLPDSAKEKPQEGKVVAAGNGRVTDNGERVALEVKEGDNVIFSKYSGTEVKYGGKEYLVLRESDVLAVIG